In Vibrio pomeroyi, the genomic window CAATGACCAACAGCATCGAACAATTGATTGGCGCTCGCGTCTTCCAAGCGTTTGCAGGCAGTGCCATTACGGTTATCGCCACCGCCATTGTGAAAGATCTTTATGAGGGTCGAGAACGTGAAAAGATCATGGCGACTATCATGTCACTGGTGATCATCGCGCCAATGGTCGCGCCTGTATTTGGTGCCTTCCTACTGAAAATCGCATCGTGGAGAATGATGTTCGTCACTCTCGCGATTTTTGGTGCGTTCGCCTCAGTATTAGCGTTCTGCTATCGAGAGACGCTAGAAACCAAGTACCAAGGTTCTATGTTCCGTTCATGGGGAAGAATGGGCGTGGTCATGAAAAACCGCTCGTTCGTCAAGCTACTGGTTATTTTCTCTATCACACCAATGGCGCTGATGGGCTTTCTGGCTGCCGGATCTTACATCTACATCAATGACTTCGGACTCACCGAACAACAGTTCAGCTACGCGTTCGCATTCAACGCATTGTGCGCCTCATTCGGGCCAACCATTTACATGAAATTGTCCTATCGCATGCCAGTTCAAAAGGTCATCACCGGATGTTTTGCTCTACTGGCGACTGCCGGAATCTTCACGCTGACTGTCGGTGGCTTGTCACCTTGGTTCTTTGCTTTCATCGCAGCCCCTGCCACTTTAATGGCCATCATCATGCGAGTACCCGGCACCAACTTGATGCTGAACCAACAAGACCACGACACTGGCTCTGCAGTTGCTCTTATTCAATTCTTTAGCATGATCTGTGGCTCGCTAGGCATGGTCTTAGTTTCAATTCGCCCAGACTCGTTAATTGAAAACCTTGGCTTAATCCAATTATCGGTCGGCACCCTAGGCGGCTTGATGTGGCTAATGGTCAGAAACAAAGAGTATGTGACGACGAAACTGAATTAAGGTTGTTCAAAATAGTTAATCTTGTACTTAAACACGATTTAGGGCGTCCTCGATCGTGTTTGAGGTCTCGTGATACCTAGCCTTAGCGCATATTAACTCCAATCACCTCAATTGGAGTTAACACCATGAATTGGACATATTTACTGTTCATACCCCTACTTCTTCTTTGCAATTCTGCCGTCGCGTTCGATGTCGGATTCACTCAAGTCACCTTAACTGACGACCCTAATCGCCCGCTAAATACTGCCATTTGGTATCCCACACAAGATGTTTCCGACACAACCTTGATTGGCGATAACCCCGCCTTCATCGGTACACAAGTCATAAAGGATGGGGAGGTTCAATCAGGTACTTTTCCTGTGGTGCTTTTATCGCATGGCTATCGAGGAAATTGGCGAAACCAAAACTGGTTGGCGACCAAACTTGCGAGTCGTGGCTACATCGTAGCAGCCGCTGATCATCCGGGAACCACTTCTTTCGACCAATCCCCCAAGCAAGCAGCGAAATGGTGGGAAAGACCACGAGATGTGTCACGCATGCTGGATTACTTGTTATCCGAAACCTCGTGGAAGCAGTCTGCTAACGCCGACAATATTACCGCTATCGGGCATTCATTAGGTGGTTGGACGGTGATGCACTTGGCGGGAGCGAAAATGGATAGACAAACCTTTGAGGCTAATTGTCTGATATACCCTAACCCACGAACTTGTGGGCTTGCCGAAGAGTTAGGACTATCCAAAGTCCAAGCTAAAAAACCAAACAATAAAGATCTTTCAGATCCAAGAATTCAACGTGTGGTCAGCCTTGATTTAGGGCTTGCTCGTAGCTTTTCAGTCGGCAGCTTAAATGGCATTACAGTGCCAACATTAATACTGGCTGCTGGGATCGATATAGGAGATCTTCCTCAGGCATTAGAGTCTGGTTATATTGCCGAGCACATGCCACTGAACTCAAGACGGTACAAGGTCTATGAAAACGCCACGCATTTCAGCTTCATTCAAGGCTGTAAACCCGATGCTATACCAATGCTTGAAGAAGAAGTGCCAGGCGATGGTATTATTTGCAAAGACGGCTTAGGGGCTTCACGCAGTGAACTACATCAATTGATGTTGAATGACACTGTTGGCTTTCTGAATCAATAAACAGAACAACAACCAAACTCAATCTGACATTTGTGGTGAACTTCGAAACTCACTCGGAGTTTGCCCAGTGATTCTCGAAAACTCACGATTGAAATTAGACTTGGTCTGAAAGCCTGAACTTAGGAAAATCTCAGTTATCGCTTCATCAGTTTGCTTAAGGAGAGTCTTAGCGTGGTCAACCCGGTAAGTGTTAATCACCTTCGAAATGTTCTGGTGGTGAGTTTGATTGACCGCTGACGATATTTTTCGAGCTGGAATGCCTAACTTTCTCGCTAGCCTATTGAGAGACAAGTCAGGATCCTTGAATACTTGATGCTCCCTCATTAATGCATCGAACTTAGCAATGATATGCGTGGTTTCTTCATCTACACCTTCATCCAAGCTAGTCACTAGCGCTGTTAGAGACTTATCAACTTCTCCTGAAGACCGGTGTGACATTGGAAGTTGAACGTACGCTTGTTTATGTTCTATCGAAGAAGGCGTACTAATACTGACAACAATCACAGCGGACACAATGGCTGGAATAAGAACCAGATAGCCAATCGATAGGATTAAGTTGGTGTGTTGCGCATCTAGCAACAAAATATCGTAAGAGAGTACACCATCGACCAAAGCGGAAAACAGTAGCATTCCCCCTGCAACACGCTCTGCAATCAAGACTTTCGATACATCAGTTAGCCTTACTTGTTCCGGCATAGTGAACGACGACTTCAACAGCAAACTGCCATAGCAGAGGTATAGCGAAATCAGTAATACATCAATGGTTCCAACCCAGAGATACTGATACAAGAATGAACTAACCAGAACAACAACAGGGCCTATCCAATGCAAATGTGTATTTGGTTTACTTCGATGAGCCCCCGCAAAGCAGAGCCAAGCCGCCACTGGAACACTGGCTCCGAGAATGGGTTGTAAGAAGCGAAACAACGCAACATCTACCGTCCATCGCAACCCCACCACCGTAACCATTAACGCGCAGAGAACGATAAACCAGAATGGCTTTTGACTGCTTTGTGGGTAACGATATCTAAGTAGCGCGCCAGTGATGAATAACAGCAACGCAGCGACAAATGGTAAGGGAATGGCGAGCATTAAAAGTCCATGTTAATAACTGAGTACATAGCCACGATAGATATCGATGACAACTTGAACTCATGGTAATCCATTCACCATATGTAATAAAGGCTCCCATTAAGGAGCCTTCTTATCACAATCAGTAATCACTCAGTTTATTCAGTTGCTACTAA contains:
- a CDS encoding helix-turn-helix domain-containing protein, yielding MLAIPLPFVAALLLFITGALLRYRYPQSSQKPFWFIVLCALMVTVVGLRWTVDVALFRFLQPILGASVPVAAWLCFAGAHRSKPNTHLHWIGPVVVLVSSFLYQYLWVGTIDVLLISLYLCYGSLLLKSSFTMPEQVRLTDVSKVLIAERVAGGMLLFSALVDGVLSYDILLLDAQHTNLILSIGYLVLIPAIVSAVIVVSISTPSSIEHKQAYVQLPMSHRSSGEVDKSLTALVTSLDEGVDEETTHIIAKFDALMREHQVFKDPDLSLNRLARKLGIPARKISSAVNQTHHQNISKVINTYRVDHAKTLLKQTDEAITEIFLSSGFQTKSNFNREFSRITGQTPSEFRSSPQMSD
- a CDS encoding alpha/beta hydrolase family protein; translated protein: MNWTYLLFIPLLLLCNSAVAFDVGFTQVTLTDDPNRPLNTAIWYPTQDVSDTTLIGDNPAFIGTQVIKDGEVQSGTFPVVLLSHGYRGNWRNQNWLATKLASRGYIVAAADHPGTTSFDQSPKQAAKWWERPRDVSRMLDYLLSETSWKQSANADNITAIGHSLGGWTVMHLAGAKMDRQTFEANCLIYPNPRTCGLAEELGLSKVQAKKPNNKDLSDPRIQRVVSLDLGLARSFSVGSLNGITVPTLILAAGIDIGDLPQALESGYIAEHMPLNSRRYKVYENATHFSFIQGCKPDAIPMLEEEVPGDGIICKDGLGASRSELHQLMLNDTVGFLNQ
- a CDS encoding multidrug effflux MFS transporter, with the translated sequence MKKPQPVLGKTGMLFFLVIISAFPPLTIDLYLPALPQMVEVFNTDQSMVNLTLSSYFVTYAVGLLFWGPLSEKFGRKPILLIGLASYMVASVICAMTNSIEQLIGARVFQAFAGSAITVIATAIVKDLYEGREREKIMATIMSLVIIAPMVAPVFGAFLLKIASWRMMFVTLAIFGAFASVLAFCYRETLETKYQGSMFRSWGRMGVVMKNRSFVKLLVIFSITPMALMGFLAAGSYIYINDFGLTEQQFSYAFAFNALCASFGPTIYMKLSYRMPVQKVITGCFALLATAGIFTLTVGGLSPWFFAFIAAPATLMAIIMRVPGTNLMLNQQDHDTGSAVALIQFFSMICGSLGMVLVSIRPDSLIENLGLIQLSVGTLGGLMWLMVRNKEYVTTKLN